A section of the Larus michahellis chromosome 1, bLarMic1.1, whole genome shotgun sequence genome encodes:
- the SBF1 gene encoding myotubularin-related protein 5 isoform X4 — protein MARLADYFVLVGYDPGKRGSGDGQGQILQRFPEKDWEDNPFPQGIELFCQPSGWQLFTERNPPTFFVAVLTDINSERHYCACFTFWEAVESAQPQSHPRNGEGVEEEEEPSSPVQPAQLFAPKSLVLVSRLDHAEVFRNSLGLIYTIYVDGLSVSLENVIGNLLTCTIPITGGAQRTISLGAGDRQVIQTPINDSLPVSSCSVALLFRQLGITNVLYLFCAALTEHKILFLSSSYQRLTDACRALLALMFPLKYSFTYVPILPAQLLEVLSTPTPFIIGVHSIFQSETQELLDVVIADLDGGTVNVPECVHISLLPEPLLQQTREALSMVLDPELEVADLAFPPSTISASSLKMQDKEIRAVFLRLFAQLLQGYRWCLHIIRIHPEPVIRFHKAAFLGQRGLTEDDFLTKVLEGMAFAGFVTERGAPYRSIDLFDELVAYEVKRMRAEEGNKQKILRHIKELAEKLYKNENPYPAVTMHKVQKPTEGCHLRLHQKPFPRLDEGTVQWIIDQATAKLQTAPPAVKAEKKCMVPSGPPIAAIMERNGNALANSARRLEVVRNCISYVFENKMLEAKKLFPAVLRAMKGRAARHCLTQELNLHVQQNRAVLDHQQFDFIIRMMNCCLQDCTAMDEHGIAAALLPLVTAFCRKLSPGITQFAYSCVQEHVVWTNIQFWEAMFYCDVQNHIRALYLDNNEENHVDEESTEGPQEAKSALEIASEQLRLWPTMSREKQQELIQKEESTVFSQAIHYANRMSYLLLPLDTSKNRLLRSSGLGDVESVSNSFVTNSIAGSVAESYDTESGFEDAESSDVANYVVRFINRFVDKVCTESGVTNEHLKGLHVMIPDIVQMHIETLDAVHRESKRLPPIQKPKLLRPNLLVGEECVMEGLRVCLMPDGREEAAGGNIGGPPLLPAEGAIFLTTYRIIFKGTPTDPLVGEQVVIRSFPIASLTKEKKFNIEAPMDQFIQEGLQLRSCTFQLLKIAFDEEVASDSAEVFRKHLHKLRYPQHVRGTFAFTVGQSPKQAMQPKAKEKNPSLRTLSKNLVKNAKKTIGRQYVTRKKYTPPTWEQRSSQHFPEDNEDEISVSEEMDRSTLTPTTTIRPSDKMTINHLVERACCRDYQRMGLGTLSSSLTRSKNEPFRISTVNRMYAICRSYPGLLIVPQSIQDNTIQRISRCYRQNRFPVVCWRNSRTKAVLLRSGGLHGKGVVGLFKSQNAPTAGPSQTDSTSLEQEKYLQAVINSMPHYADAGGRNTLSGFTSAHMSSSDFSDKRQPKLGSLMKQVMGGKDDGPGTISRGGLAHRARVITLSTPKCVSPKGRETPRGKWGSIRASGRMSSYALNMEIGSRLAGKDLLGAQHNGTPSEASFLRQHRASLYIIGDKSQLKGVKPDPLQHWEVVPIEVFDVRQVKASFKKLMKACVPGCHSPDTSVTYLRSLEESEWLSQIHKILQISVLVVELLDTGSSVLVSLEDGWDITTQVVSLVQLLSDPYYRTLEGFRLLVEKEWLSFGHRFSHRGAQTLAGQSSGFAPIFLQFLDCVHQIHLQFPMEFEFSQYYLKFLSYHYISNRFRTFLLDSDYERIELGLLYEEKGERKSQQVYKSIWDYIDRLNKKAPIFFNYMYAPEDGEVLRPYSNISNLKVWDYYTEETLSEGPSYDWELTQGQPEHMEEADRQDTSAPQTKRKIIWPCYDNRSRVEPDAISKLLEELHNLEMELGQIPERWKDTWDKVKASQRTEARQEGSRTPSSLLMSSGLSHHRRSLGVYLQESGVGSTLNLSLDSDTSSTSTPSSGKQGGRKSTSTLYSQFQMSESENRSYEGSLYKKGAFMKPWKSRWFVLDKTKHQLRYYDSRMDTECKGVIDLADVESITPGTPTMGAPKTVDEKAFFDLKTTKRVYNFCAQDVQLAQQWIDRIQSCLSDA, from the exons AGGACGATCTCTCTgggagcaggggacaggcaggtgaTCCAGACACCCATCAATGACTCGCTTCCCGTCAGCAGCTGCAGCGTGGCCCTGCTCTTCCGCCAGCTCG gCATCACCAACGTGCTGTATCTCTTCTGTGCAGCGCTTACCGAACACAAGATCCTGTTTCTCTCCAGCAGTTACCAGAGGCTGACTGACGCCTGCCGGGCTCTCCTTGCGCTTATGTTCCCCCTCAAGTACAG CTTCACCTACGTGCCCATCTTGCCTGCACAGCTCCTTGAGGTACTGAGCACCCCGACGCCCTTCATTATCGGGGTCCACTCCATCTTCCAGTCGGAGACGCAGGAGCTG CTGGATGTTGTCATCGCAGACCTGGACGGGGGGACAGTGAATGTCCCCGAGTGTGTACATATCTCCCTGCTCCCCGAACCCCTGCTCCAGCAGACCCGGGAAGCCCTCTCCATG GTCTTGGACCCGGAGCTGGAGGTGGCAGATCTTGCATTCCCCCCTTCAACGATTTCTGCCTCTTCTCTCAAAATGCAG gaTAAGGAGATCCGGGCTGTCTTCCTCCGCTTGTTTGCACAGCTGCTTCAGGGCTATCGCTGGTGTCTGCACATCATCCGCATCCATCCTGAGCCCGTCATCCGATTCCATAAG GCAGCCTTCCTTGGGCAGAGGGGGCTGACGGAGGACGACTTCCTCACCAAGGTGCTGGAGGGCATGGCGTTCGCCGGCTTCGTGACCGAGCGGGGGGCCCCGTACCGCTCCATCGACCTGTTCGATGAG CTTGTGGCTTACGAAGTGAAGCGCATGCGCGCAGAAGAGGGGAACAAGCAGAAAATACTGCGGCACATCAAGGAGCTGGCGGAGAAACTTTACAAAAAT GAGAACCCGTACCCCGCGGTGACCATGCACAAGGTGCAGAAGCCCACGGAAGGTTGTCACCTGCGCCTCCACCAGAAGCCTTTTCCCCGTCTGGATGAGGGGACGGTGCAGTGGATCATTGACCAGGCCACGGCCAAGCTGCAGACGGCTCCTCCTGCTgtgaaggcagagaagaaatgcATGGTGCCATCAGGACCCCCCATTG CTGCCATCATGGAGCGCAACGGCAACGCCCTGGCCAACAGCGCCCGTCGCCTGGAGGTGGTCAGAAACTGCATCTCCTACGTCTTTGAGAACAAGATGTTAGAAGCCAAAAAG TTGTTCCCTGCTGTGCTGCGCGCCATGAAGGGCCGAGCCGCCAGGCACTGCCTGACCCAGGAGCTGAACCTCCACGTGCAGCAGAACCGGGCGGTGCTGGATCACCAGCAGTTTGATTTCATCATCCGCATGATGAACTGCTGTTTGCAG GACTGCACTGCCATGGACGAGCACGGGATTGCAGCCGCGCTCTTGCCGCTGGTCACCGCTTTCTGCCGA aaACTGAGCCCGGGCATCACGCAGTTTGCGTACAGCTGTGTGCAGGAGCATGTGGTGTGGACCAACATCCAGTTCTGGGAGGCCATGTTCTACTGCGACGTGCAGAACCACATCCGAGCCTTGTACCTGGACAACAACGAGGAGAACCACGTGGATGAG GAGAGCACAGAAGGGCCCCAGGAGGCCAAGTCTGCCCTGGAGATAGCATCGGAGCAGCTGAGGCTCTGGCCCACCATGAGCcgagagaagcagcaggagctgatcCAGAAGGAGGAGAGCACTGTTTTCAGCCAGGCCATCCACTACGCCAACCGCATGAGCTACCTGCTGCTGCCCCTCGACACCAGCAAGAACCGCCTGCTACGCAGCTCCGGGCTGGGGGACGTGGAGAGTGTCAGCAACAGCTTCGTCACCAACAG CATCGCTGGCAGCGTGGCTGAGAGCTATGACACAGAAAGTGGATTTGAGGATGCAGAGAGTTCTGACGTGGCCAACTACGTGGTGCGATTCATCAACCGCTTTGTGGACAAAGTCTGCACGGAGAGTGGAGTCACCAACGAGCACCTCAAGGGGCTGCACGTCATGATCCCTG ATATTGTGCAGATGCACATAGAGACACTGGACGCCGTGCACAGGGAGAGCAAGAGGCTTCCTCCCATCCAGAAG CCAAAGCTGCTGCGCCCCAACCTGTTGGTGGGTGAGGAGTGTGTGATGGAAGGGCTCCGCGTGTGCCTCATGCCTGATGGACGGGAAGAAGCTGCTGGAGGGAATATTGGTGGTCCACCTCTCCTCCCTGCGGAAGGAGCCATCTTCCTCACCACTTACCGCATCATCTTCAAAGGCACTCCCACGGACCCGCTGG TGGGGGAGCAGGTGGTGATCCGATCCTTCCCCATTGCCTCGCTGACCAAAGAGAAGAAGTTCAATATCGAGGCCCCAATGGATCAGTTCATCCAGGAGGGCTTGCAGCTGCGCTCGTGCACATTCCAG TTGCTGAAGATTGCCTTCGATGAGGAGGTGGCTTCAGACAGTGCTGAGGTCTTCAGGAAGCACCTGCACAAGCTGCGTTACCCCCAGCACGTGCGTGGCACCTTCGCCTTCACTGTGGGCCAGTCACCCAAGCAAGCCATGCAGCCCAAGGCCAAGGAGAAGAACCCCTCGCTCAG GACACTCTCCAAAAACCTGGTGAAAAATGCCAAGAAAACAATTGGCCGCCAATACGTGACGCGAAAGAAATACACGCCGCCCACGTGGGAGCAGCGGAGCAGCCAGCACTTCCCAGAGGACAACGAGGATGAAATCTCAG TGTCTGAAGAGATGGACAGAAGCACTTtgacccccaccaccaccatcagaCCTTCGGACAAGATGACCATCAACCACTTGGTGGAGCGAGCCTGCTGCCGCGACTACCAGCggatggggctgggcaccctCAGCAGCAGCCTCACCCGCTCCAAGAACGAGCCCTTCCGCATCTCCACCGTCAACCGCATGTACGCCATTTGCCGCAG CTACCCCGGGCTGCTCATCGTGCCGCAGAGCATCCAGGACAACACCATCCAGCGCATCTCCCGCTGCTACCGCCAGAACCGCTTCCCCGTGGTGTGCTGGCGAAACTCCCGCACCAAGGCCGTGCTGTTGCGCTCGGGGGGGCTGCATGGCAAGGGCGTCGTGGGCCTCTTCAAGTCCCAGAACGCCCCCACCGCAG GCCCCTCGCAGACGGACTCCACCAGTTTGGAGCAGGAGAAGTACCTGCAGGCCGTGATCAACTCCATGCCACACTACGCCGACGCAGGCGGGCGCAACACGCTCAGTGGCTTCACCTCGGCGCACATGAGCAGCTCAG ATTTCTCCGACAAGAGACAGCCTAAGCTGGGATCGCTCATGAAGCAGGTGATGGGAGGGAAGGACGATGGGCCCGGTACTATTAGCCGCGGAG GGCTGGCTCACAGAGCTAGGGTCATCACTCTCTCCACCCCCAAGTGCGTGTCGCCGAAGGGCCGCGAGACGCCCCGAG gcaaGTGGGGCAGCATCCGAGCCAGTGGGCGCATGAGCAGCTACGCCCTGAACATGGAGATCGGGTCGCGCCTGGCTGGGAAGGACCTGCTGGGTGCCCAGCACAACGGCACCCCCTCGGAGGCCAGCTTCCTGCGCCAGCACCGCGCCTCGCTCTACATCATCGGGGACAAGTCACAGCTGAAG GGGGTGAAACCGGACCCGCTGCAGCACTGGGAGGTGGTGCCCATCGAGGTGTTCGATGTGCGGCAGGTGAAGGCCAGCTTCAAGAAGCTGATGAAGGCTTGCGTGCCCGGCTGCCActctcctgacaccagtgtcacCTACTTGCGGTCCCTGGAGGAGTCCGAGTGGCTGTCCCAG ATCCATAAGATCCTGCAGATTTCGGTGTTGGTGGTGGAGCTCCTGGACACGGGCTCCTCTGTGCTGGTCAGCCTGGAGGACGGCTGGGACATTACCACGCAG gtggTCTCCTTGGTGCAGCTGCTCTCGGACCCCTACTACCGCACGCTGGAGGGCTTCCGCCTGCTGGTGGAGAAGGAGTGGCTGTCCTTCGGGCACCGCTTCAGCCACCGCGGGGCCCAGACCCTGGCCGGCCAGAGCAGCGGTTTTGCCCCCATCTTCCTGCAGTTCCTGGACTGTGTACATCAG ATCCACCTGCAGTTCCCCATGGAGTTCGAGTTCAGCCAGTACTACCTGAAGTTCCTCAGCTACCACTACATTTCCAACCGTTTCCGGACGTTCCTGCTGGACTCCGACTACGAGCGCATCGAGCTGG GCCTCCTTTACGAGGAGAAGGGTGAGCGGAAGAGCCAGCAGGTCTACAAGTCCATCTGGGATTACATTGACCGGCTGAACAAGAAAGCCCCCATCTTCTTCAACTACATGTATGCCCCCGAGGATGGGGAG GTGCTAAGGCCGTACAGCAACATTTCCAACCTGAAGGTGTGGGACTACTACACGGAGGAGACGCTTTCCGAGGGCCCCTCCTACGACTGGGAGCTGACGCAGGGGCAGCCGGAGCACATGGAGGAGGCGGATCGGCAGGACACCAGTGCCCCCCAGACCAAGCGCAAGATCATCTGGCCGTGCTACGACAACCGCAGCCGCGTGGAGCCCGACGCCATCTCCAAACTGCTGGAG GAGCTGCACAACCTGGAGATGGAGCTGGGGCAGATCCCGGAGCGCTGGAAGGACACGTGGGACAAGGTCAAAGCTTCCCAGCGCACGGAGGCGCGGCAGGAGGGCAGCCGG acccccagctccctgctgatGTCCTCCGGGCTCTCCCACCACCGGCGCTCGCTGGGTGTCTACCTGCAGGAGAGCGGGGTGGGCTCCACCCTCAACCTCAGCCTCGACAGCGACACCAGCAGCACCTCCACCCCCTCCAGCGGGAAGCAGGGCGGCCGCAAGAGCACCAGCACGCTCTACAGCCAGTTCCAGATGTCGGAGAGCGAGAACAG GTCCTACGAGGGGTCTCTGTACAAGAAAGGAGCCTTCATGAAACCGTGGAAGTCTCGCTGGTTCGTGCTGGATAAAACCAAACATCAG CTGCGGTACTACGACAGCCGGATGGACACGGAGTGCAAAGGGGTGATCGACCTGGCTGACGTGGAGTCCATCACCCCAGGAACCCCCACCATGGGGGCCCCCAAGACGGTGGATGAGAAAGCCTTCTTCGAT ctgAAGACGACGAAACGAGTTTACAATTTCTGCGCCCAGGATGTGCAGCTGGCCCAGCAGTGGATCGACCGCATCCAGAGCTGCTTGTCGGACGCGTGA